In a genomic window of Streptomyces koelreuteriae:
- a CDS encoding class I SAM-dependent methyltransferase gives MNDLALLLTPEGRALLDEVRDTDPAKELAVATRLRREHPAELVSAALGQARLRQRAAVKFGAEDAGRMFFTPNGVEQSTRASVAAYRARRMTDLGIASVADLCSGIGGDAIALARAGIRVLAVDRDPMTAAAARANADALGLADLIEVREADVTEVDTAGYDAVFVDPARRGGRGRIFDPEAYSPPLSWAVSAARRAPRAAALKIAPGIPHEAVPEDAEAEWISDGGDVKEAVLWFGTEPGAVRATLLPGPRTLLSRGLPDPEVRPPGRYLYEPDGAVIRSHLVSEVADRVDGGLLDATIAYVTADALRPTPYATAYEITDHIPFNVKKLKALLRERQVGTLTVKKRGSAVEPEELRKKVKPQGPHAATVFLTRVAGAPAMLIGHPA, from the coding sequence GTGAACGACCTCGCCCTCCTCCTCACCCCCGAAGGCCGCGCCCTCCTCGACGAGGTGCGGGACACCGATCCGGCGAAGGAGCTGGCCGTGGCGACGCGGCTGCGCCGGGAGCACCCCGCCGAGCTGGTGTCGGCGGCGCTGGGCCAGGCGCGGCTGCGGCAGCGGGCGGCGGTGAAGTTCGGGGCCGAGGACGCGGGGCGGATGTTCTTCACGCCGAACGGGGTGGAGCAGTCGACCCGGGCGAGTGTGGCGGCGTACCGCGCCCGGCGGATGACGGACCTGGGGATCGCCTCCGTCGCCGACCTGTGCTCCGGCATCGGCGGGGACGCGATCGCGCTGGCCCGCGCCGGGATCCGGGTCCTGGCCGTGGACCGGGACCCGATGACGGCCGCGGCGGCGCGGGCGAACGCCGACGCGCTGGGGCTGGCCGACCTGATCGAGGTGCGGGAGGCCGATGTCACCGAAGTGGACACGGCCGGGTACGACGCCGTCTTCGTCGACCCGGCCCGGCGCGGCGGCCGGGGCCGGATCTTCGACCCCGAGGCCTACTCACCGCCCCTGTCCTGGGCGGTGTCGGCCGCCCGCCGGGCACCACGCGCCGCCGCGCTGAAGATCGCCCCCGGCATCCCGCACGAGGCGGTGCCCGAGGACGCCGAGGCCGAGTGGATCTCCGACGGCGGCGACGTGAAGGAGGCGGTGCTGTGGTTCGGCACCGAGCCGGGAGCGGTACGGGCCACCCTGCTGCCGGGCCCCCGCACCCTGCTCTCGCGCGGCCTGCCCGACCCGGAGGTCCGCCCGCCCGGCCGCTACCTGTACGAGCCCGACGGCGCCGTCATCCGGTCCCATCTGGTCTCCGAGGTGGCCGACCGGGTCGACGGCGGCCTCCTCGACGCGACCATCGCGTACGTCACGGCCGACGCCCTGCGTCCGACGCCGTACGCCACCGCCTACGAGATCACCGACCACATCCCCTTCAACGTCAAGAAGCTCAAAGCCCTGCTGAGGGAACGTCAGGTCGGCACCCTCACCGTCAAGAAGCGAGGCTCGGCGGTCGAGCCGGAGGAGCTCCGCAAGAAGGTCAAGCCGCAGGGCCCGCACGCGGCCACGGTGTTCCTGACCCGGGTGGCGGGGGCACCGGCGATGCTCATCGGGCACCCCGCGTAG
- a CDS encoding LCP family protein, with the protein MTGHEANGDESRGTGRRSTALRTAGLTLAALLTLAAAAAGWAYWHLDSNIKSVDIDNALGDNRPPRPVSVPSPSASALPSGALNILVLGSDSRSGEQNQRIGGGDSTGARSDTAMVVHLDAGRTSATVVSIPRDTLVTRPSCPRSLGGSTAVAYHSMFNSAYAVGGPVCAVKTVESLTGVRMDHYIEVDFSGFEKLVDALGGVTVTTEEDIADDHSHLRLKAGTHHLDGDRALALARTRHGIGDGSDLGRIGLQHTLVKALLEQIAAQNLLTDPAKLYRVADAVTAGLTTDTGLDSLTDLTRFGQSLKGLKASEVRTVTMPVVRAPSDPNRVVAEEPAAEKLWESLR; encoded by the coding sequence GTGACGGGACACGAGGCGAACGGGGACGAGAGCAGAGGCACGGGCCGGCGGTCGACCGCGCTGCGGACCGCCGGCCTCACCCTGGCGGCCCTGCTGACGCTGGCCGCCGCGGCGGCGGGCTGGGCCTACTGGCATCTCGACAGCAACATCAAGAGCGTCGACATCGACAACGCGCTCGGCGACAACCGCCCGCCGAGGCCGGTGAGCGTGCCGTCGCCCTCGGCGTCCGCCCTGCCCAGCGGCGCGCTCAACATCCTGGTCCTGGGCTCCGACTCGCGCAGCGGCGAGCAGAACCAGAGGATCGGGGGCGGCGACAGCACGGGTGCCCGCTCCGACACGGCGATGGTCGTCCACCTCGACGCCGGGCGGACCAGCGCGACGGTGGTGAGCATCCCGCGCGACACCCTGGTCACCCGCCCGTCCTGCCCCCGCTCCTTGGGCGGTTCGACGGCGGTGGCCTACCACTCCATGTTCAACAGCGCGTACGCGGTGGGCGGTCCGGTCTGTGCCGTGAAGACGGTCGAGTCGCTCACCGGCGTCCGCATGGACCACTACATCGAGGTCGACTTCTCCGGCTTCGAGAAGCTGGTGGACGCGCTCGGCGGTGTCACCGTCACCACCGAGGAGGACATCGCCGACGACCACAGCCATCTGCGTCTGAAGGCGGGCACCCACCATCTGGACGGCGACCGGGCCCTCGCGCTCGCCCGCACCCGGCACGGCATCGGCGACGGCAGCGACCTCGGCCGCATCGGCCTCCAGCACACGCTGGTGAAGGCACTGCTGGAACAGATCGCCGCACAGAACCTGCTCACCGACCCGGCGAAGCTGTACCGGGTCGCCGACGCGGTGACCGCCGGACTCACCACCGACACCGGCCTGGACTCCCTGACCGATCTGACCCGGTTCGGGCAGAGCCTCAAGGGCCTGAAGGCGAGCGAGGTGCGGACGGTGACGATGCCGGTGGTGCGGGCACCGTCGGACCCCAACCGGGTGGTGGCCGAGGAGCCCGCGGCGGAGAAGCTGTGGGAGTCACTGCGCTGA
- a CDS encoding type II toxin-antitoxin system RelE family toxin, producing MGYVTRFTPHAQRDMLKIPRPDALRILYRLTELQKAMDAGETAAFDVKALRGHNARWRLRVGDYRVVYTVEDGRVVVWVLTVGNRREVYRQVP from the coding sequence ATGGGGTACGTCACGCGCTTCACCCCGCACGCCCAGCGGGACATGCTCAAGATCCCGCGCCCTGATGCCCTGCGCATCCTGTACCGCTTGACCGAACTCCAGAAGGCGATGGATGCGGGGGAGACGGCGGCCTTTGATGTGAAGGCACTCCGAGGGCACAACGCCCGGTGGCGACTCAGGGTCGGTGACTACCGGGTCGTCTACACCGTCGAGGACGGTCGAGTCGTCGTGTGGGTCCTGACCGTGGGCAACCGGCGGGAGGTCTACCGTCAAGTTCCCTGA
- the groES gene encoding co-chaperone GroES, whose protein sequence is MTTTSSKVAIKPLEDRIVVQPLDAEQTTASGLVIPDTAKEKPQEGVVLAVGPGRFEDGNRLPLDVSVGDVVLYSKYGGTEVKYNGEEYLVLSARDVLAIVEK, encoded by the coding sequence GTGACGACCACCAGCTCCAAGGTTGCCATCAAGCCGCTCGAGGACCGCATCGTGGTCCAGCCGCTCGACGCCGAGCAGACCACCGCCTCTGGCCTGGTCATCCCGGACACCGCCAAGGAGAAGCCCCAGGAGGGCGTCGTCCTGGCCGTGGGCCCGGGCCGCTTCGAGGACGGTAACCGTCTTCCGCTCGACGTCTCCGTCGGCGATGTCGTGCTCTACAGCAAGTACGGCGGCACCGAGGTGAAGTACAACGGCGAGGAGTACCTCGTCCTCTCGGCTCGCGACGTGCTCGCGATCGTCGAGAAGTAA
- a CDS encoding YciI family protein, translated as MPRFLTLIRIDEKNAPAEGPSPELMERMGALLEEITKAGVMLDTAGLTPTSEGSRVTWEGGQLSVTDGPFTESKEVIGGYSISQCKDKAEAIEWTKRFLSTHEDYWTITAEVRQIAED; from the coding sequence ATGCCGCGCTTTCTCACCCTGATCCGCATCGACGAGAAGAACGCGCCCGCCGAGGGCCCGAGCCCCGAGCTCATGGAGCGGATGGGCGCGCTCCTGGAGGAGATCACCAAGGCCGGGGTCATGCTCGACACGGCCGGGCTCACCCCGACCTCCGAGGGCAGCCGGGTGACCTGGGAGGGCGGGCAGCTGTCCGTCACCGACGGGCCGTTCACCGAGTCCAAGGAGGTCATCGGCGGCTACTCGATCAGCCAGTGCAAGGACAAGGCCGAGGCGATCGAGTGGACCAAGCGGTTCCTGTCCACGCACGAGGACTACTGGACGATCACCGCCGAGGTCCGGCAGATCGCCGAGGACTGA
- a CDS encoding LacI family DNA-binding transcriptional regulator, with protein sequence MTSPEPAEGRPQTRTQNRTQGRTAQTATLAEIAREAGVSAPTVSKVLNGRADVAPATRARVEDLLRAHGYRRRRAEATRSPLIDLVFHELESAWAMEVIRGVENVARDAGLSVVLSESAGRLTPGRTWADQVAARRPHGVVLVLSGLDASQRALLTSRSIPFVVMDPAGDPGADVPSIGATNWQGGLAATRHLVELGHRRIGAITGPSQMMCSRARVDGYRAALETAGLPVDPGLIADGDFHHEAGYRRGLELLRRPDRPTAVFAGNDLQALGLYEAARELGLRIPEDLSVVGFDDLPVAPLVGPPLTTVRQPLTEMAEAAAKLVLDLGREEGTPAATRVELATSLVVRSSTAAPLAGS encoded by the coding sequence ATGACTTCCCCGGAGCCCGCCGAAGGCCGGCCGCAAACCCGGACGCAGAACCGGACCCAGGGGCGCACCGCGCAGACCGCGACGCTCGCGGAGATCGCCCGTGAGGCCGGTGTGTCGGCGCCGACTGTTTCGAAGGTCCTGAACGGCCGTGCCGATGTCGCCCCGGCCACCCGGGCCCGTGTCGAGGACCTGCTGCGCGCGCACGGCTACCGGCGCCGCCGGGCCGAGGCGACCCGCTCGCCCCTGATCGACCTGGTCTTCCACGAGCTGGAGAGCGCCTGGGCGATGGAGGTCATCCGGGGCGTGGAGAACGTGGCCCGGGACGCCGGGCTGAGCGTGGTGCTGTCGGAGAGCGCAGGAAGGCTCACCCCCGGGCGGACCTGGGCCGACCAGGTCGCCGCGCGCCGCCCGCACGGCGTCGTCCTCGTGCTGTCCGGGCTCGACGCCTCGCAGCGGGCGCTGCTGACCAGCCGCTCCATCCCGTTCGTGGTGATGGACCCGGCCGGCGACCCGGGCGCCGATGTGCCGTCGATCGGCGCGACCAACTGGCAGGGCGGTCTCGCGGCCACCCGGCACCTGGTCGAGCTGGGGCACCGCAGGATCGGCGCGATCACCGGGCCCTCGCAGATGATGTGCAGCCGCGCCCGGGTCGACGGCTACCGGGCCGCCCTGGAGACGGCCGGGCTGCCGGTGGACCCCGGGCTGATCGCGGACGGCGACTTCCACCACGAGGCCGGCTACCGGCGGGGTCTGGAGCTGCTGCGCCGCCCGGACCGGCCGACCGCCGTCTTCGCCGGGAACGACCTCCAGGCGCTCGGGCTGTACGAGGCCGCGCGCGAACTGGGGCTGCGCATCCCCGAGGACCTGAGCGTGGTCGGGTTCGACGATCTGCCGGTGGCGCCGCTGGTCGGGCCGCCGCTGACGACCGTACGGCAGCCGCTGACGGAGATGGCCGAGGCCGCGGCCAAGCTGGTCCTGGACCTCGGCCGCGAGGAGGGCACCCCGGCGGCGACCCGGGTCGAGCTGGCGACGAGCCTGGTGGTGCGCAGCAGCACGGCGGCGCCGCTGGCCGGAAGTTGA
- a CDS encoding RNA polymerase sigma factor: MTAQPTPDPSGTGTAIETVFRIESPRIIAGVTRIVRDVGIAEELAQDALVAALEQWPRDGVPDNPGAWLMATARNRAVDLVRRRENYARKLAEIGRSLPDEAAPQEPADPDDIDDDLLRLVFTACHPVLSTEARTALTLRLLGGLTTAEIARAFLVPEPTVAQRIVRAKRTLATRNIAFEVPYGPDREARLGSVLDVIYLIFNEGYAATAGDDWLRPSLCEDALRLARVLSSLMPKEPEVHGLTALLEFQASRTAARTGPSGEPVLLKEQNRARWNRMLIARGVAALGRAEAASSGAPGPYLLQGAIAACHAHAYSYEETDWPRIAVLYGLLAARSPSPVVELNRAVAVSMAEGPSEALPLVDALTDDPALRDYHLLPSVRADLLSRLGRTTEARAEFERAASLTRNERERELLLRRAAEQS; the protein is encoded by the coding sequence GTGACAGCGCAGCCCACCCCGGACCCGAGCGGCACCGGCACGGCCATCGAGACGGTCTTCCGCATCGAGTCGCCCCGCATCATCGCCGGCGTCACCCGGATCGTCCGGGACGTCGGCATCGCCGAGGAACTCGCGCAGGACGCCCTGGTCGCCGCGCTGGAGCAGTGGCCCCGGGACGGCGTCCCCGACAACCCGGGCGCCTGGCTCATGGCCACCGCCCGCAATCGCGCCGTCGACCTGGTCCGCCGCCGGGAGAACTACGCCCGCAAGCTGGCGGAGATCGGCCGGAGCCTTCCGGACGAGGCCGCGCCTCAGGAACCCGCCGACCCCGACGACATCGACGACGACCTGCTCCGCCTGGTCTTCACCGCCTGCCACCCGGTGCTGTCCACCGAGGCCCGCACGGCCCTCACCCTGCGCCTCCTCGGCGGCCTCACCACGGCCGAGATCGCCCGCGCCTTCCTGGTCCCGGAACCGACCGTCGCGCAACGCATCGTCCGCGCGAAACGCACCCTGGCGACCCGGAACATCGCCTTCGAGGTGCCCTACGGCCCCGACCGCGAGGCCCGTCTCGGCTCCGTCCTCGACGTCATCTATCTCATCTTCAACGAGGGCTACGCCGCCACGGCCGGCGACGACTGGCTCCGCCCGTCCCTGTGCGAGGACGCCCTGCGCCTCGCCCGGGTGCTCTCCTCCCTCATGCCGAAGGAACCCGAGGTGCACGGCCTGACCGCGCTCCTGGAGTTCCAGGCGTCCCGTACGGCGGCCCGGACCGGCCCCTCCGGCGAACCCGTCCTCCTCAAGGAACAGAACCGGGCCCGCTGGAACCGCATGCTCATCGCCCGTGGCGTGGCCGCGCTGGGCAGAGCCGAGGCCGCCTCCTCCGGCGCCCCGGGCCCGTACCTCCTGCAAGGCGCCATCGCCGCCTGCCACGCGCACGCCTACAGCTACGAGGAGACCGACTGGCCGCGCATCGCCGTCCTGTACGGGCTCCTGGCCGCCCGCTCACCCTCCCCGGTGGTGGAGCTGAACCGCGCGGTGGCCGTCTCCATGGCCGAGGGCCCGTCCGAGGCCCTGCCCCTCGTCGACGCCCTGACCGACGACCCGGCCCTGCGCGACTACCACCTGCTCCCCAGCGTCCGGGCCGACCTTCTCTCCCGGCTGGGGCGTACGACGGAGGCCCGGGCCGAGTTCGAACGGGCGGCGTCGCTGACGCGCAACGAAAGGGAGCGGGAGCTGCTGTTGCGCCGGGCGGCGGAGCAGTCCTGA
- the groL gene encoding chaperonin GroEL (60 kDa chaperone family; promotes refolding of misfolded polypeptides especially under stressful conditions; forms two stacked rings of heptamers to form a barrel-shaped 14mer; ends can be capped by GroES; misfolded proteins enter the barrel where they are refolded when GroES binds), translating to MAKILKFDEDARRALERGVNKLADTVKVTIGPKGRNVVIDKKFGAPTITNDGVTIAREVEVEDPYENLGAQLVKEVATKTNDIAGDGTTTATVLAQALVREGLKNVAAGASPAALKKGIDAAVAAVSEDLLATARPIDEKSDIAAVAALSAQDQQVGELIAEAMDKVGKDGVITVEESNTFGLELDFTEGMAFDKGYLSPYFVTDQERMEAVLDDPYVLITQGKISAIADLLPLLEKVIQANASKPLLIIAEDVDGEALSTLVVNKIRGTFNAVAVKAPGFGDRRKAMLQDLAVLTGATVVSEEVGLKLDQVGLDVLGSARRITVTKDDTTVVDGAGNKDDVQGRVAQIKAEIESTDSDWDREKLQERLAKLAGGVCVIRVGAATEVELKERKHRLEDAISATRAAVEEGIVSGGGSALVHAVKVLEGNLGKTGDEATGVAVVRKAAVEPLRWIAENAGLEGYVITSKVAELDKGQGFNAATGEYGDLVKAGVIDPVKVTRSALENAASIASLLLTTETLVVEKKEEEEPAAAGHGHGHSH from the coding sequence ATGGCGAAGATCCTGAAGTTCGACGAGGACGCCCGTCGCGCCCTCGAGCGCGGCGTCAACAAGCTTGCCGACACGGTCAAGGTGACGATCGGCCCCAAGGGCCGCAACGTCGTCATCGACAAGAAGTTCGGCGCCCCCACCATCACCAACGACGGTGTGACCATCGCCCGTGAGGTAGAGGTCGAGGACCCGTACGAGAACCTCGGTGCCCAGCTGGTCAAGGAGGTGGCGACCAAGACCAACGACATCGCGGGTGACGGTACGACCACCGCGACCGTGCTCGCCCAGGCGCTCGTGCGCGAGGGCCTGAAGAACGTCGCCGCCGGTGCCTCCCCGGCCGCCCTGAAGAAGGGCATCGACGCCGCCGTCGCCGCCGTCTCCGAGGACCTCCTCGCCACGGCCCGCCCGATCGACGAGAAGTCCGACATCGCCGCCGTCGCCGCGCTGTCCGCCCAGGACCAGCAGGTCGGCGAGCTCATCGCCGAGGCCATGGACAAGGTCGGCAAGGACGGTGTCATCACCGTCGAGGAGTCCAACACCTTCGGTCTGGAGCTGGACTTCACCGAGGGCATGGCCTTCGACAAGGGCTACCTGTCGCCGTACTTCGTGACGGACCAGGAGCGCATGGAAGCCGTCCTGGACGACCCGTACGTCCTCATCACGCAGGGCAAGATCTCCGCCATCGCGGACCTGCTGCCGCTGCTGGAGAAGGTCATCCAGGCCAACGCCTCCAAGCCGCTGCTGATCATCGCCGAGGACGTCGACGGCGAGGCGCTGTCCACCCTCGTCGTGAACAAGATCCGCGGCACCTTCAACGCCGTCGCCGTGAAGGCCCCCGGCTTCGGCGACCGCCGCAAGGCGATGCTGCAGGACCTCGCGGTCCTCACCGGCGCCACGGTCGTCTCCGAGGAGGTCGGCCTCAAGCTCGACCAGGTCGGCCTGGACGTCCTCGGCTCCGCCCGCCGCATCACCGTCACCAAGGACGACACCACGGTCGTCGACGGCGCCGGCAACAAGGACGACGTGCAGGGCCGCGTCGCCCAGATCAAGGCCGAGATCGAGTCCACCGACTCCGACTGGGACCGCGAGAAGCTCCAGGAGCGCCTCGCGAAGCTGGCCGGCGGCGTGTGCGTCATCCGCGTGGGTGCCGCCACCGAGGTCGAGCTCAAGGAGCGCAAGCACCGTCTGGAGGACGCCATCTCCGCGACCCGCGCCGCGGTCGAGGAGGGCATCGTCTCCGGTGGTGGCTCCGCGCTCGTCCACGCCGTGAAGGTCCTCGAGGGCAACCTCGGCAAGACCGGCGACGAGGCCACCGGTGTCGCCGTCGTCCGCAAGGCCGCCGTCGAGCCGCTGCGCTGGATCGCCGAGAACGCCGGCCTGGAGGGCTACGTCATCACCTCCAAGGTCGCCGAGCTCGACAAGGGCCAGGGCTTCAACGCCGCGACCGGCGAGTACGGCGACCTGGTCAAGGCCGGCGTCATCGACCCGGTCAAGGTCACGCGCTCCGCCCTGGAGAACGCCGCCTCCATCGCCTCCCTCCTCCTCACGACCGAGACCCTGGTCGTCGAGAAGAAGGAAGAGGAGGAGCCGGCCGCCGCGGGCCACGGCCACGGCCACTCCCACTGA
- a CDS encoding polysaccharide deacetylase family protein, translating into MTRCPAAAALCAGLLLLAGCGGPAGERAGTDGRGQDPTPAAGPLARPARLPPVVDRVRTRDPVVFLTYDDGIERDPAFAGLVRERRLPVTLFLTDSVAGPGYGRLARLRAVGVSLQNHTLDHPALRGLPYAGQRAEICGQQHKLRSRFGIRPHLFRPPYGTYDRATLRAAADCGITALVLWRASLSADGELTYPHGEPRLHPGDIISVPSTPTESLSPTARTVRLLREIEGRGLRVGRLEDYL; encoded by the coding sequence GTGACGCGGTGCCCGGCCGCCGCCGCGCTGTGCGCGGGCCTGCTCCTGCTGGCGGGGTGCGGCGGGCCGGCGGGGGAGCGGGCGGGAACGGACGGCCGGGGTCAGGACCCGACCCCCGCGGCCGGGCCCCTCGCGCGTCCGGCCCGCCTGCCGCCCGTCGTGGACCGGGTCCGCACCCGCGACCCCGTCGTCTTCCTCACCTACGACGACGGCATCGAACGCGACCCCGCCTTCGCCGGCCTCGTCCGCGAACGGCGGCTCCCGGTCACCCTGTTCCTCACGGACAGCGTCGCGGGCCCCGGCTACGGCCGGCTCGCCCGGCTGCGCGCGGTCGGCGTCTCCCTCCAGAACCACACCCTCGACCACCCGGCCCTGCGCGGTCTGCCCTACGCCGGCCAGCGCGCCGAGATCTGCGGCCAGCAGCACAAACTCCGCTCCCGCTTCGGCATCCGCCCCCACCTCTTCCGCCCGCCCTACGGCACGTACGACCGGGCGACCCTGCGCGCCGCCGCCGACTGCGGCATCACGGCGCTCGTGCTCTGGCGCGCGTCCCTGTCCGCCGACGGCGAACTGACGTACCCCCACGGCGAGCCGCGCCTTCACCCCGGCGACATCATCTCCGTGCCGTCGACCCCGACGGAGTCCCTGTCACCGACGGCACGGACCGTGCGACTGCTGAGGGAGATCGAGGGAAGAGGGCTGCGGGTGGGGCGGCTGGAGGATTACCTCTGA
- a CDS encoding polysaccharide deacetylase family protein, with translation MRAVVQNDKRRATGGARIGLVVLALAVIASGCAQPDGGQVAPAGGQQPLDAPPARALDSYATKLRAAHAARIAAAHRWGLRRVPLVAPPAPGKKPRIRTRKGFAVDGHRELDLPPVFTTIPTRDKVVFLTIDDGAEKDPAFLRMMSDLDVPYTAFLSGYLVKDDDRYFRQMQSRGTVLNNHTLWHRYMPGLSYRGQRREICGMQRFIERRYGTRPTLFRPPFGSYDRATLRAAKACGIDHVPLWNAEVFVDHWEYREADRRLRPGDIVLSHFRGREQWKGAMPDMIRRFLNKVTTEGYAVGRLEDYL, from the coding sequence ATGCGAGCAGTCGTACAAAATGACAAAAGGCGGGCAACGGGCGGAGCACGCATCGGCCTTGTCGTGCTCGCCCTCGCCGTCATCGCCTCGGGCTGCGCCCAGCCCGACGGCGGCCAGGTCGCCCCGGCCGGCGGCCAGCAGCCTCTCGACGCGCCCCCGGCCCGCGCGCTCGACTCCTACGCCACCAAACTGCGCGCCGCGCACGCCGCCCGCATCGCCGCGGCGCACCGCTGGGGGCTGCGCAGGGTCCCGCTGGTGGCGCCGCCGGCTCCCGGGAAGAAGCCCAGGATCAGGACCCGCAAGGGCTTCGCGGTGGACGGCCACCGGGAGCTGGACCTCCCGCCCGTCTTCACCACGATCCCCACCCGGGACAAGGTCGTCTTCCTCACCATCGACGACGGCGCCGAGAAGGACCCGGCGTTCCTGCGGATGATGAGCGACCTGGACGTCCCGTACACCGCCTTCCTCAGCGGCTATCTGGTCAAGGACGACGACCGCTACTTCCGGCAGATGCAGTCCAGGGGCACGGTCCTGAACAACCACACCCTCTGGCACCGCTACATGCCGGGTCTGTCGTACCGCGGGCAGCGGCGCGAGATCTGCGGCATGCAGCGCTTCATCGAGAGGCGCTACGGCACCCGCCCCACCCTCTTCCGCCCGCCCTTCGGCAGTTACGACCGGGCGACCCTGCGCGCCGCCAAGGCCTGCGGCATCGACCACGTCCCCCTGTGGAACGCGGAGGTCTTCGTCGACCACTGGGAGTACCGCGAGGCGGACCGGCGGCTGCGCCCCGGCGACATCGTCCTCAGCCACTTCCGGGGCCGTGAGCAGTGGAAGGGCGCGATGCCCGACATGATCCGCCGCTTCCTGAACAAGGTCACGACCGAGGGATACGCGGTGGGCCGGCTGGAGGACTACCTGTGA
- a CDS encoding type II toxin-antitoxin system Phd/YefM family antitoxin — MSEPVVESMAEVRSHLADVIDRARRDKTPTIITRRGKREAVVIDIEEYQRLRQLAEDAEEAWLNRLADEAESEGTDGSVSLEEMAALLRDQQH; from the coding sequence ATGAGTGAGCCGGTTGTGGAATCCATGGCCGAGGTCCGCAGTCACCTCGCCGACGTGATCGACCGCGCCCGCCGCGACAAGACACCGACGATCATCACCCGGCGCGGCAAGCGGGAAGCCGTCGTGATCGACATCGAGGAGTACCAGCGGCTGCGCCAGCTCGCCGAGGACGCCGAAGAGGCATGGCTCAACCGGCTGGCCGACGAAGCCGAGTCCGAAGGCACCGACGGGTCGGTCTCACTCGAAGAGATGGCCGCCCTGCTCCGCGACCAGCAGCACTGA